Proteins found in one Chitinispirillum alkaliphilum genomic segment:
- a CDS encoding Excinuclease ABC subunit B, with product MKFELNSNYKPAGDQPEAIEQLTNSLNRGVRDQVLLGVTGSGKTFTMANVIEKLQMPALIISHNKTLAAQLFQEFRDFFPNNAVEYFVSFYDYYQPEAYIPSTDTFIAKSSLINEEIDRLRLKATSSLLSRNDVIIVASVSCIYGIGSPDAYLSSSIKINCGDRLSRRSFLLKLTDMQYLRNDISLQRGTFRVKGDVIEIQPAYEENGLRIETFGDEVESISLISTVSGKVLQKLDHITIFPAKHYMTTGVTMDEAILEIENELNGQLGVLRSQNKQVEAQRLEQRTRYDIEMLREVGYVNGIENYSRILDGREPGSRPYTLIDFFSKPYLTIIDESHVTIPQIRGMYNGDRARKQTLVEHGFRLPCALDNRPLKWNEFEKTLDYSIYVSATPGDYELEKSEGVFVEQVIRPTFLVDPPIKVKPAVNQVDDLIEELRITVERKERALVTTLTKKMAEDLTQYLENLDFKVRYLHSEIDTLERTEILRKLRKGEFDILIGINLLREGLDLPEVALVAILDADKEGFLRSERSIVQITGRAARNIDGRIILYADKITDSIEKAMNESNRRRKKQLSYNKEHGITPKSVVRKIDEQLTFYKSETEAVAVAAEQTAPYESKPKQKKSGKRKLEKLQKEMAEAAKNLDFEKAAELRDMIFKLKQKD from the coding sequence ATGAAATTTGAATTAAACTCAAACTATAAACCGGCTGGAGATCAGCCTGAGGCGATTGAACAACTCACCAATAGTCTCAATCGCGGAGTGCGGGACCAGGTCCTTTTGGGTGTTACTGGGTCAGGTAAAACATTTACCATGGCCAATGTAATAGAGAAACTGCAGATGCCTGCATTGATCATTTCTCATAACAAAACGCTTGCTGCTCAGCTCTTTCAGGAGTTCAGGGATTTTTTTCCCAACAATGCAGTTGAATATTTTGTGAGCTTTTATGATTATTATCAGCCTGAAGCATACATCCCCTCTACAGATACATTCATCGCAAAAAGCTCACTTATTAACGAGGAGATTGACCGGTTACGCCTTAAAGCCACAAGCTCACTGCTTTCACGTAACGATGTTATTATTGTGGCAAGCGTTTCATGTATCTATGGTATCGGATCTCCTGATGCCTACCTCTCCTCAAGTATAAAAATAAACTGTGGGGATCGGCTCAGCAGAAGAAGCTTTCTCCTTAAACTGACCGATATGCAGTATCTAAGAAATGATATATCGCTGCAAAGAGGTACTTTTCGGGTAAAGGGAGATGTAATCGAGATACAGCCAGCATATGAAGAAAACGGCCTCAGAATTGAAACATTCGGTGACGAAGTCGAATCTATAAGTCTCATTTCAACTGTGAGCGGCAAAGTATTGCAGAAACTGGATCACATCACCATCTTTCCTGCAAAACACTACATGACCACCGGGGTCACCATGGACGAGGCGATTCTTGAAATAGAGAACGAACTTAACGGGCAACTTGGGGTGCTAAGATCTCAAAACAAGCAGGTTGAAGCACAGCGGCTGGAACAGCGCACCCGCTATGATATTGAGATGCTGCGTGAAGTAGGTTATGTTAACGGAATTGAAAATTACTCTCGAATTCTTGATGGAAGAGAACCGGGCAGCCGCCCATACACGTTAATAGACTTTTTCTCCAAACCCTATCTCACCATTATAGATGAATCCCATGTAACTATACCACAGATTAGGGGTATGTATAACGGTGACAGGGCCAGAAAACAAACACTGGTTGAACATGGCTTCAGACTCCCCTGTGCTCTTGATAACAGGCCTCTTAAATGGAACGAGTTCGAAAAAACGCTCGATTACTCCATCTACGTTTCCGCCACTCCCGGTGATTACGAACTGGAGAAAAGTGAGGGTGTTTTCGTCGAACAGGTGATAAGACCAACATTTCTGGTTGATCCTCCCATAAAGGTCAAACCTGCTGTTAATCAGGTTGATGACCTTATTGAGGAGCTGCGAATCACCGTTGAGAGAAAAGAACGGGCGCTTGTTACCACGCTGACTAAAAAGATGGCCGAGGATCTGACCCAATATCTGGAAAATCTGGATTTCAAAGTCAGGTACCTGCACTCCGAAATCGACACCCTCGAGAGAACTGAAATCCTTAGAAAACTACGCAAGGGTGAATTCGATATTCTCATTGGAATCAACCTGTTAAGGGAGGGACTGGACTTGCCGGAAGTGGCTCTGGTGGCTATCCTCGATGCCGATAAGGAGGGTTTTTTACGCTCTGAGCGCTCAATTGTTCAGATTACAGGCCGTGCGGCAAGAAATATCGATGGAAGAATAATTCTGTATGCTGATAAAATTACAGATTCTATTGAAAAGGCAATGAATGAGAGTAACAGGAGAAGAAAAAAACAGCTCTCATATAACAAAGAACATGGAATCACACCAAAAAGTGTAGTACGTAAGATAGATGAACAGCTTACATTTTA